From one Leptospira noumeaensis genomic stretch:
- a CDS encoding formylglycine-generating enzyme family protein — protein MSRLIFLFCFLSVSVSGEMVKIPEGKWRPFLKESESKLGVTIPVKSFYLDEYPVTNKEYSEFIKTNPQWKKGKVSSLFADGGYLGDWKGKTYEENQTDSPVTYVSWFTANAYCQWKGKRLPKESEWEYVASIPPASKNKKAVETVILNWYGEVRPEFLPNVGKYKNAFGVYDQHGMIWEWVFDFNNTSVTGDSRQDTDIESSLFCGGGSLKANDFSNYASYMRYGYRAGLKGWYTAKYLGFRCAKD, from the coding sequence AAAAATTCCTGAAGGAAAATGGAGGCCATTTCTAAAAGAATCAGAATCAAAGTTAGGTGTTACCATTCCCGTTAAAAGTTTTTATTTGGATGAGTATCCTGTTACAAATAAAGAATATTCTGAATTCATAAAGACAAATCCACAGTGGAAAAAAGGAAAGGTTTCTTCTTTATTTGCCGATGGCGGTTACTTGGGTGATTGGAAGGGAAAAACTTATGAAGAGAATCAAACAGATTCCCCTGTAACTTATGTTTCTTGGTTTACTGCCAATGCCTATTGCCAATGGAAAGGGAAGCGGTTACCTAAAGAATCGGAGTGGGAATATGTTGCGAGTATCCCACCGGCTAGTAAAAATAAAAAGGCAGTAGAAACAGTGATCCTTAACTGGTACGGGGAGGTTCGGCCAGAATTCCTTCCTAATGTTGGTAAATACAAAAATGCTTTTGGTGTGTATGACCAACATGGAATGATTTGGGAATGGGTCTTTGACTTTAATAACACTTCTGTGACAGGAGATTCCAGGCAAGATACTGATATCGAAAGTAGTTTGTTTTGCGGTGGTGGTTCCCTAAAAGCCAACGATTTTTCCAACTATGCATCTTACATGCGTTATGGATATCGTGCAGGTTTAAAGGGTTGGTATACGGCTAAATATTTAGGATTTCGATGTGCTAAGGAT